A genome region from Sceloporus undulatus isolate JIND9_A2432 ecotype Alabama chromosome 1, SceUnd_v1.1, whole genome shotgun sequence includes the following:
- the LOC121924453 gene encoding membrane-spanning 4-domains subfamily A member 8-like, with translation MATDPTKLPHGTGVFIPSSGAGVIQIGQGFPSAPVIQPAGTIQYVQHGGQQFGSSSISLQQNLQVSPLEKLLKVETKTLGAIQIFNGLIHIGLGAISAVLLGFRYLGLAAIGGYPFWGGLFFIISGSLSVSATNHLRISLVKWSVGMNIVSAIMALTGISLYIAELIINGHYQPYLAKSAGLGISALLFLFSLLEFCIAVSSAHFGCQATCCNNEMNVNYVPYNVLGDGSNIVQGNPVPLYYPNQYPADNSPAQEQIQNRNHGQYHQQ, from the exons ATGGCAACAGATCCAACAAAGCTACCTCATGGAACCGGGGTATTCATTCCGTCAAGTGGTGCTGGTGTGATCCAAATAGGCCAAGGGTTCCCTAGTGCTCCAGTTATCCAACCAGCAGGCACAATACAGTATGTACAACATGGTGGCCAACAGTTTGGAAGCTCCAGCATCTCACTTCAACAGAACCTTCAAGTGAGCCCACTGGAGAAGCTTCTCAAAGTGGAAACCAAGACTCTTGGG GCCATCCAGATCTTCAATGGATTGATCCACATTGGCCTGGGGGCTATCTCAGCTGTTCTTTTGGGCTTTCGATATTTGGGTCTTGCTGCTATCGGAGGCTATCCATTCTGGGGTGGACTATTT TTCATTATTTCGGGATCCCTATCTGTCAGTGCAACAAACCATCTAAGGATTTCCTTG GTGAAATGGAGTGTGGGAATGAACATAGTAAGTGCTATCATGGCACTAACTGGCATCTCTCTTTACATAGCGGAATTAATTATAAATGGACATTACCAGCCATATTTGGCAAAG TCTGCAGGTCTTGGAATTTCTGCTCTGCTCTTCTTATTCAGCCTGCTGGAGTTCTGCATTGCAGTTTCGTCAGCTCATTTTGGCTGCCAGGCAACCTGTTGTAACAATGAAATG AATGTAAATTATGTGCCATACAATGTCCTTGGAGATGGATCGAACATTGTTCAAGGCAATCCTGTTCCTCTGTACTATCCTAACCAGTATCCTGCTGACAATTCTCCAGCTCAGGAACAaatccaaaatagaaatcatGGACAATATCACCAACAATAG